A single region of the Caldilineales bacterium genome encodes:
- a CDS encoding ABC transporter permease translates to MDFAWVAMLTSILAATWRMATPLIYAAIGEVFSERAGVLNIGLEGAMLLGAFTAFAAVLLTDNVAIGLGATVLAGVAIGLVFAFFTVTVKANQIIVGVALNLLGLGLTGFLFRTLFVGTQNAVRTVPVLNIPVLRDLPLVGEALFGQNLMVYGTVLLTWIASFVLYKTAFGLSIRSVGEHPRAADTVGVSVTRLRYAAVIIGTTLTSLAGAFLTIAHTNQFVEGITSGRGFIALAVVVFGRWTPKGAFWASLLFGVFFALQLRLQAVPDLIVPYQIFQMLPYLATIVVLLGLRGRSHAPAALAVPYDS, encoded by the coding sequence ATGGATTTCGCCTGGGTTGCCATGCTTACGAGTATCCTGGCTGCAACGTGGCGGATGGCGACGCCGCTGATCTATGCCGCCATTGGCGAAGTGTTCTCGGAACGGGCGGGCGTGCTCAATATCGGGCTAGAGGGTGCGATGTTGTTGGGCGCGTTCACCGCTTTTGCGGCGGTGTTGCTGACCGACAATGTCGCGATCGGTCTGGGCGCCACCGTGCTGGCGGGTGTAGCCATCGGCCTCGTCTTCGCCTTTTTCACGGTCACGGTCAAAGCCAATCAGATCATCGTCGGCGTTGCCTTGAACCTGCTGGGGTTGGGGTTGACCGGTTTCCTGTTCCGCACGCTGTTTGTAGGCACACAGAATGCCGTGCGCACGGTGCCTGTGCTGAATATCCCTGTCCTCAGAGACCTGCCCCTGGTGGGCGAGGCGCTGTTCGGCCAGAATCTCATGGTCTATGGCACGGTGCTGCTGACCTGGATCGCCTCGTTCGTGTTGTACAAGACAGCCTTTGGCCTCTCCATCCGGTCGGTCGGCGAACATCCCAGGGCGGCGGACACCGTGGGCGTGAGCGTGACTCGCCTGCGTTATGCGGCTGTCATCATCGGCACAACCTTGACGTCCCTCGCCGGCGCTTTTCTCACCATCGCCCACACCAATCAATTTGTAGAAGGCATCACCTCGGGCCGGGGCTTCATCGCCCTGGCCGTGGTCGTCTTTGGCCGCTGGACGCCCAAAGGCGCCTTCTGGGCCTCGCTGCTGTTTGGCGTGTTCTTCGCCCTGCAATTACGTTTGCAGGCCGTGCCCGACCTGATCGTCCCCTATCAGATCTTCCAGATGCTGCCCTATCTCGCCACGATTGTGGTGCTGCTGGGGCTGCGTGGGCGCAGCCATGCCCCCGCCGCCCTGGCCGTGCCCTATGATTCCTAA
- a CDS encoding BMP family protein yields MSRQHLAETKEQDPASFEKAFRDYASQGYDMILGHGFEFQDAALTVAKEYPKTYFFISSSRVFEGNVIGLNTDSSQPYYLMGVAAATMAPQGAGFVGGMEIPPVSEALTGFTNGARSINPDYPVASAYIGNFTDAAAAKEATLGMIAQGARMVVPDADVASLGVFQAVSESGPDVYTFGAFGDFTDKAPNNILGNYLANYGQGIVNIARQIKDGTFKPTANVEFGLANADVMSVEFSKAHPLTPEAAAAVEAAKAAIVAGKVNALAK; encoded by the coding sequence CGCCTCGTTCGAGAAGGCTTTCCGGGATTACGCCAGCCAGGGCTACGACATGATCTTGGGCCACGGCTTCGAGTTCCAGGATGCAGCCTTGACCGTTGCCAAGGAGTACCCGAAGACTTACTTCTTCATTTCCAGCAGCCGCGTGTTCGAGGGCAATGTGATCGGCCTGAACACGGATTCGAGCCAGCCGTACTACCTGATGGGTGTGGCCGCCGCGACAATGGCGCCCCAGGGAGCCGGCTTTGTGGGGGGCATGGAGATCCCGCCCGTGAGTGAAGCGTTGACCGGCTTCACCAATGGCGCCAGGAGCATCAACCCCGATTATCCCGTCGCCAGCGCCTATATCGGCAATTTCACCGATGCGGCGGCAGCCAAAGAGGCGACCCTGGGCATGATCGCGCAGGGGGCCAGGATGGTGGTGCCCGACGCCGACGTGGCCAGCCTGGGGGTGTTCCAGGCGGTGTCTGAATCAGGGCCGGATGTCTACACCTTTGGCGCTTTCGGTGACTTCACCGACAAGGCTCCCAACAACATCCTGGGCAACTACCTCGCCAACTACGGGCAGGGCATCGTCAATATCGCCAGGCAGATCAAGGATGGCACGTTCAAACCCACTGCCAACGTCGAGTTTGGGCTGGCCAATGCCGACGTCATGTCGGTCGAGTTCAGCAAAGCCCATCCTTTGACCCCAGAAGCGGCGGCGGCCGTCGAGGCAGCCAAGGCGGCGATCGTAGCCGGCAAGGTGAACGCGCTGGCCAAGTAA
- a CDS encoding ABC transporter permease has translation MNETPPGSTAGAIPPPATPGRNRRRWRTALFGILGPLTALVAAFLASAVMLRLAGFDPLVAFSTLLQGAFGDQRVISEVLLQATPLTLIGVGLAVAFRANIWNIGAEGQFYAGAVLATMAGIFLGGLPAIVLVPLVLLLGLAGGALWGALAAWFKVRFGASEIVTTIMLNYIAIITTGYLVTGPMIEEAGKFPQTARIAETARLYRFLPPTRLHIGFLIALVVAFIIWVLLFKTSTGYAIRAVGHNPETARYAGIDVNHNMLLVMAISGGAAGLAGAVQVAGLTFRLYQQISPGYGFTGIAVALLANNHPLGVIISGLLFGALRSGSEVMQISAKIPSVLAFAIQGLVILAVVTAGVYQTRWQQRQR, from the coding sequence GTGAACGAGACTCCGCCTGGCTCCACCGCCGGTGCAATCCCGCCACCGGCAACCCCTGGCCGCAACCGCCGGCGCTGGCGCACCGCCCTTTTCGGCATCTTGGGTCCACTGACGGCGCTGGTAGCCGCATTCCTGGCCAGCGCCGTCATGCTGCGGCTGGCCGGGTTCGATCCGCTGGTTGCCTTCTCGACGCTGCTTCAGGGCGCGTTCGGCGACCAGCGCGTGATCAGCGAAGTCCTGCTCCAGGCCACGCCGCTGACTCTGATCGGCGTGGGGCTGGCCGTTGCTTTTCGCGCCAATATCTGGAACATCGGCGCTGAGGGCCAGTTCTACGCCGGCGCGGTGCTCGCCACCATGGCGGGCATTTTCCTGGGCGGTCTGCCGGCCATCGTCCTTGTACCGTTGGTGCTGTTGCTGGGGTTGGCGGGCGGCGCCCTGTGGGGTGCGCTGGCGGCGTGGTTCAAAGTCCGCTTTGGGGCCAGCGAGATCGTCACCACCATTATGCTAAACTACATCGCCATCATTACCACGGGCTATCTGGTGACAGGGCCGATGATCGAGGAAGCAGGCAAATTTCCGCAGACGGCGCGCATCGCCGAGACCGCCCGTCTCTATCGTTTTCTGCCGCCCACCCGTCTGCACATCGGCTTTCTCATCGCCCTGGTGGTGGCGTTCATCATCTGGGTTCTGCTGTTCAAGACCAGCACCGGCTACGCCATCCGAGCGGTGGGGCACAACCCCGAGACAGCGCGCTACGCCGGCATCGATGTCAACCACAATATGCTGCTGGTCATGGCGATCAGCGGTGGGGCCGCCGGCCTGGCCGGGGCAGTCCAGGTTGCCGGGCTTACCTTCCGGCTCTACCAGCAGATTTCGCCCGGCTATGGTTTCACCGGCATTGCCGTGGCCTTACTGGCAAACAACCACCCGCTGGGCGTGATCATCAGCGGGCTGCTATTCGGGGCGCTGCGTTCGGGGTCCGAAGTAATGCAGATCAGCGCCAAGATACCGTCGGTGCTGGCCTTTGCCATCCAGGGTCTGGTCATCCTGGCCGTCGTCACGGCCGGGGTCTATCAGACGCGGTGGCAGCAGCGCCAAAGGTGA